In one Pseudomonas sp. 31-12 genomic region, the following are encoded:
- a CDS encoding cytochrome b — protein MSAQPNHFAPLARLLHWLMALMIIAMLFIGAGMVASVSERHEWLIHLHEPLGIAILLLVIVRLVVRFSTQQPPLPADLPGWQVIAAKASHVLLYALMLVLPLLGWAMISAAGDPVMLSNSIQLPSILPANAQMFAFLRKAHGYLAYLLFLTVLLHLAAALFHGWVRRDEVLDSMLRGKDR, from the coding sequence ATGAGCGCTCAACCTAACCATTTCGCACCGTTGGCGCGGCTGCTGCATTGGCTGATGGCGCTGATGATCATCGCAATGCTGTTTATCGGCGCGGGCATGGTGGCCTCGGTGTCCGAGCGGCATGAATGGCTGATCCATCTGCACGAACCCTTGGGCATCGCGATTCTGTTGCTGGTGATTGTGCGGCTGGTGGTGCGTTTTTCCACGCAGCAACCCCCGTTGCCGGCGGACTTGCCCGGTTGGCAGGTGATAGCGGCGAAGGCTTCGCATGTTTTGCTGTACGCGTTGATGCTGGTTTTGCCGCTGCTGGGCTGGGCGATGATTTCGGCGGCGGGGGACCCGGTGATGCTCAGCAATTCGATTCAGTTGCCGTCGATCCTGCCGGCCAATGCACAGATGTTTGCGTTTCTGCGCAAGGCTCATGGGTATCTGGCGTATCTGCTGTTTCTAACCGTGCTGTTGCATCTGGCAGCAGCGTTGTTTCACGGTTGGGTGCGACGTGATGAGGTGCTGGATAGCATGTTGCGCGGGAAGGATCGCTGA
- a CDS encoding M14-type cytosolic carboxypeptidase — protein MTVAKSSFDISANFDSGNIEVLDISNPLQALLAIKPDTRSQHFQWFHFKASGLHVGQEHWFRLNNASKSSYNKAWDGYQAVASYDHVNWFRVPTIFEGDCLRFSLEATATHAWFAYFEPYSRGRHDWLIEQAQTKAGAELLATGKSAEGRDIQLLRKGTGAEGQRKVWMIAQQHPGEHMAEWFMEGVIERLEKHDDPVLNKLLASADLYLVPNMNPDGAFHGHLRTNAMGQDLNRAWQSASQEISPEVLFVQQQMEAYGVDLFLDIHGDEEIPYVFTAGCEGNPGYTPRIEKLETHFRDHLKHLTKDFQTKHGYTRDEPGKANMTLACNSVGQKYDCLSLTLEMPFKDNNDAPNALTGWSGKRSKQLGKDVLTTVADMVDTLR, from the coding sequence ATGACCGTGGCTAAATCTTCTTTCGACATCAGCGCCAATTTCGACAGCGGCAACATTGAAGTGCTGGACATCAGCAATCCACTTCAAGCCCTGCTCGCCATCAAACCCGACACCCGCAGCCAACATTTCCAGTGGTTCCATTTCAAGGCCAGCGGTCTGCACGTCGGTCAAGAGCACTGGTTTCGACTGAACAATGCCAGCAAGTCCTCGTATAACAAGGCCTGGGACGGTTATCAGGCCGTGGCGTCCTACGACCACGTCAACTGGTTCCGCGTGCCGACCATCTTCGAAGGCGACTGCCTGCGTTTCAGCCTCGAAGCCACGGCCACCCACGCCTGGTTTGCCTATTTCGAACCCTACAGCCGTGGCCGTCATGACTGGCTGATCGAACAGGCGCAGACCAAGGCCGGCGCCGAGCTGCTGGCGACCGGCAAAAGCGCGGAAGGTCGTGACATCCAGTTATTGCGTAAAGGCACCGGCGCCGAAGGTCAGCGCAAGGTCTGGATGATTGCCCAGCAACACCCCGGCGAACACATGGCCGAGTGGTTCATGGAAGGTGTGATCGAACGTCTGGAAAAGCACGACGACCCGGTCCTGAACAAACTGCTGGCCAGCGCCGACCTGTACCTGGTGCCGAACATGAACCCGGACGGTGCCTTTCACGGTCACCTGCGCACCAACGCCATGGGCCAGGACCTGAACCGCGCCTGGCAGAGCGCCAGCCAGGAAATCAGCCCGGAAGTGCTGTTCGTTCAGCAACAAATGGAAGCGTACGGCGTCGACTTGTTCCTCGACATCCATGGCGATGAGGAAATCCCCTACGTGTTCACCGCCGGTTGCGAAGGCAACCCGGGTTATACGCCGCGGATTGAAAAACTCGAAACCCACTTCCGCGATCATCTGAAACACCTGACCAAGGACTTCCAGACCAAGCACGGCTACACCCGCGACGAACCGGGCAAGGCCAACATGACGCTGGCCTGTAACAGTGTTGGTCAGAAGTACGACTGCCTGTCGCTGACCCTGGAAATGCCCTTCAAGGACAACAACGACGCGCCCAACGCACTGACTGGTTGGTCGGGCAAGCGCTCCAAGCAATTGGGCAAGGACGTGCTGACGACCGTTGCCGATATGGTCGATACCCTGCGCTGA
- a CDS encoding DUF6124 family protein encodes MTLPSNDLSDMQMDTTLTSPKGNAAAQKALDYYLKPTVSEAVVEERFFDVNPAVSGEEALVHASDLLRCAAATAYESASNLNGARRDLAFSTVHMIDMAKAMIDRSLQGHQSV; translated from the coding sequence ATGACGTTACCCAGCAATGACCTGTCGGATATGCAAATGGACACCACCCTCACCTCGCCCAAAGGTAACGCCGCCGCGCAAAAAGCCTTGGACTATTACTTGAAACCAACTGTGTCAGAAGCGGTGGTCGAGGAGCGATTTTTTGATGTGAACCCTGCCGTCAGCGGTGAAGAGGCGCTGGTGCATGCGTCGGATCTGTTGCGGTGTGCCGCGGCGACGGCCTACGAGTCGGCCAGCAACCTGAACGGCGCAAGGCGCGATCTGGCCTTTTCGACGGTGCATATGATCGACATGGCCAAGGCGATGATTGATCGCTCTTTACAGGGGCATCAGAGCGTCTGA
- a CDS encoding LexA family transcriptional regulator, producing the protein MDKWIELVKAKMSELKVTQEVLADRLGMSQGGVGHWLNKRRQPSIEDMNRVLRALGMDFLEVAMVIREPVVLQDDEMSLTHKYNPYFRYPVSDWRLPAEVRDGELSVYGKPRFELTDYHAQGAAFWLEVVGDAMTAPSGISIAEGMMILVDPAIVPEPGKLVIAQWADSVEAIFRKLIEEGGQRYLVPLNPTYPKALFTEECRILGVVVQATAKF; encoded by the coding sequence ATGGATAAATGGATTGAGTTGGTCAAAGCCAAGATGAGTGAACTCAAAGTCACTCAGGAAGTACTCGCCGATCGCCTCGGGATGTCCCAGGGTGGCGTGGGTCATTGGCTGAATAAACGCCGTCAGCCGAGCATCGAAGACATGAATCGTGTCTTGCGCGCGCTCGGGATGGATTTTCTGGAAGTGGCGATGGTGATCCGGGAACCCGTGGTGCTGCAGGACGACGAGATGTCCCTGACGCACAAGTACAACCCGTACTTCCGTTACCCGGTCAGTGACTGGCGCCTGCCTGCCGAGGTGCGTGACGGCGAGCTCTCGGTCTACGGCAAGCCGCGATTCGAACTGACCGATTACCACGCTCAGGGCGCGGCCTTCTGGCTCGAAGTGGTCGGCGACGCTATGACCGCGCCGAGCGGAATCAGCATTGCCGAGGGCATGATGATCCTGGTGGACCCGGCCATTGTGCCGGAACCCGGAAAACTGGTGATCGCGCAATGGGCGGACAGCGTCGAAGCGATCTTTCGCAAGCTGATCGAGGAGGGCGGGCAGCGTTACCTGGTCCCGCTCAATCCGACGTATCCGAAAGCCCTGTTCACCGAAGAGTGTCGAATCCTCGGCGTAGTGGTTCAGGCAACGGCTAAATTCTAG
- a CDS encoding acetyl/propionyl/methylcrotonyl-CoA carboxylase subunit alpha, whose amino-acid sequence MSAPVLTTLLVANRGEIACRVMRTAKALGLTTVAVHSATDRDARHSREADIRVDLGGSKAADSYLQIDKLIAAAKASGAQAIHPGYGFLSENAGFARAIEDAGLIFLGPPASAIDAMGSKSAAKALMETAGVPLVPGYHGEAQDFDTFRDACERIGYPVLLKATAGGGGKGMKVVEDVSQLAEALASAQREAKSSFGDSRMLVEKYLLKPRHVEIQVFADQHGNCLYLNERDCSIQRRHQKVVEEAPAPGLSPELRRAMGEAAVRSAQAIGYVGAGTVEFLLDSRGEFFFMEMNTRLQVEHPVTEAITGLDLVAWQIRVARGEALPMTQEQVPLIGHAIEVRLYAEDPSHDFLPATGRLALYRESAEGPGRRVDSGVEEGDEISPFYDPMLGKLIAWGEDREQARLRLLSMLDEFAIGGLKTNINFLRRIIAHPAFAAAQLDTGFIPRYQEQLLPEPADLSDEFWQAAAQAFAQSQPGTPRADDLSSPWAVGNGFRAGLPRETTLHLSCEGQDRALTLGNVDTHTAQLKGEQLLTEHDGVRRQHRAIRRGEVVYLQWEGELRRIEAYDPISAVEASHSHQGGLTAPMNGSIVRVLVEAGQTVEAGAQLVVLEAMKMEHSIRAPHAGVIKALYCQEGEMVSEGSALVELEEA is encoded by the coding sequence ATGAGCGCACCTGTTCTCACCACCCTGCTGGTGGCCAACCGTGGCGAAATCGCCTGCCGGGTGATGCGCACCGCCAAGGCGCTGGGCCTGACCACCGTGGCCGTGCACAGCGCCACGGACCGTGACGCCCGGCACAGCCGCGAAGCGGATATCCGCGTCGACCTCGGCGGCAGCAAAGCGGCTGACAGCTATCTGCAAATCGATAAATTGATCGCGGCGGCCAAGGCCAGCGGCGCTCAGGCGATTCATCCCGGTTATGGTTTTTTGTCCGAGAACGCCGGGTTCGCCCGTGCCATTGAAGACGCCGGCCTGATCTTTCTCGGCCCGCCTGCCTCGGCCATTGACGCGATGGGCAGCAAGTCCGCCGCCAAGGCCTTGATGGAAACCGCCGGCGTGCCCCTGGTGCCCGGCTATCACGGCGAAGCCCAGGACTTCGACACCTTCCGCGACGCCTGCGAACGCATCGGTTATCCGGTGCTGCTCAAGGCCACGGCGGGCGGCGGCGGCAAAGGCATGAAAGTGGTTGAGGACGTCAGCCAGTTGGCCGAAGCCCTGGCCTCTGCGCAACGTGAAGCGAAATCCTCGTTTGGCGATTCGCGGATGCTGGTGGAGAAATACCTGCTCAAGCCGCGTCATGTGGAAATCCAGGTGTTCGCCGATCAACACGGCAACTGCCTGTACCTCAACGAACGTGACTGTTCGATCCAGCGTCGCCATCAGAAAGTCGTCGAAGAAGCGCCCGCTCCCGGCTTGAGCCCGGAACTGCGTCGCGCCATGGGCGAAGCCGCCGTGCGTTCGGCACAGGCCATCGGCTATGTCGGCGCCGGCACCGTGGAGTTTTTGCTGGATTCGCGCGGCGAGTTTTTCTTCATGGAGATGAACACGCGCCTGCAGGTCGAGCACCCGGTCACCGAAGCGATCACCGGCCTCGATCTGGTGGCGTGGCAGATTCGTGTGGCGCGCGGTGAAGCGTTGCCGATGACTCAAGAACAGGTTCCGTTGATCGGCCATGCGATTGAAGTGCGGCTGTATGCCGAAGACCCAAGCCATGATTTCCTGCCGGCCACCGGGCGCCTGGCGCTGTATCGCGAATCAGCCGAAGGCCCGGGACGTCGGGTCGACAGTGGCGTCGAAGAAGGCGATGAGATTTCGCCGTTCTACGACCCGATGCTCGGCAAGCTGATTGCCTGGGGCGAGGACCGTGAGCAGGCGCGACTGCGATTGTTGAGCATGCTCGATGAGTTTGCGATCGGCGGGCTGAAGACCAACATCAACTTCCTGCGCCGGATCATCGCTCACCCGGCATTCGCTGCGGCGCAACTGGATACCGGGTTTATTCCGCGTTATCAGGAGCAATTGTTGCCAGAGCCTGCGGACCTCAGTGATGAGTTCTGGCAAGCCGCCGCCCAGGCGTTTGCGCAGAGCCAGCCGGGTACTCCGCGGGCTGATGACCTGAGTTCGCCTTGGGCTGTGGGCAATGGTTTCCGGGCTGGACTGCCAAGAGAAACCACCCTTCATTTGAGTTGTGAAGGACAGGACCGGGCGCTGACGCTGGGTAACGTTGACACCCACACCGCACAGCTCAAGGGTGAGCAGTTGCTGACCGAACACGACGGCGTGCGTCGCCAGCACCGGGCAATCCGTCGTGGCGAGGTGGTGTATCTGCAATGGGAAGGTGAACTGCGCCGCATCGAGGCCTACGACCCGATCAGTGCCGTCGAAGCCAGCCACAGCCATCAAGGTGGGCTCACCGCGCCCATGAACGGCAGTATCGTGCGCGTACTGGTCGAGGCCGGGCAAACGGTCGAAGCCGGGGCGCAACTGGTGGTGCTGGAAGCGATGAAGATGGAGCACAGCATTCGCGCGCCTCACGCCGGGGTGATCAAGGCGCTGTATTGCCAGGAAGGCGAGATGGTCAGCGAAGGCAGTGCGTTGGTCGAGTTGGAAGAAGCGTGA
- a CDS encoding gamma-carboxygeranoyl-CoA hydratase — translation MSDFNTLELLTDPRGFATLWLSREEKNNAFNAEMIRELILALDKVSTDSSLRFLLVRGRGKHFSAGADLAWMQQSAELDYHTNLDDARELAELMYNLAKLKIPTLAVVQGAAYGGALGLISCCDMAIGADDAQFCLSEVRIGLAPAVISPFVVQAIGERAARRYALTAERFGGQRAREIGLLSESYPVAELEQNVGKWIDNLLLNSPAAMRVSKDLLREVGNGALTPALRRYTENAIARIRVSPEGQEGLRAFLQKRPPSWQAPTTTKEPR, via the coding sequence ATGAGCGACTTCAACACCCTCGAACTGCTGACCGACCCACGAGGTTTCGCGACCCTGTGGCTCAGCCGTGAAGAAAAGAACAACGCGTTCAACGCCGAGATGATCCGCGAACTGATCCTCGCGCTGGACAAGGTGTCGACCGATTCCAGCCTGCGGTTTCTGCTGGTGCGCGGCCGCGGCAAGCATTTCAGCGCCGGTGCCGACCTGGCCTGGATGCAGCAATCGGCCGAGCTCGATTACCACACCAACCTCGACGACGCCCGGGAACTGGCGGAGTTGATGTACAACCTCGCCAAACTGAAAATCCCGACCCTGGCCGTGGTTCAGGGCGCGGCTTATGGCGGCGCGCTGGGCCTGATCAGTTGCTGCGACATGGCGATTGGCGCCGATGACGCGCAGTTTTGCCTGTCGGAAGTACGCATCGGCCTGGCGCCGGCGGTCATCAGCCCATTCGTGGTGCAAGCCATTGGCGAACGCGCGGCACGTCGCTATGCGCTGACCGCCGAGCGTTTCGGCGGGCAACGGGCACGGGAGATTGGCCTGTTATCGGAGAGCTATCCGGTCGCTGAGCTGGAACAGAACGTGGGAAAGTGGATCGACAACCTGCTGCTCAACAGCCCGGCCGCCATGCGCGTCAGCAAGGACTTGCTGCGCGAAGTCGGCAACGGCGCGCTGACCCCGGCGCTACGTCGTTACACCGAGAATGCCATCGCCCGCATCCGCGTCAGCCCCGAAGGCCAGGAGGGCCTGCGCGCCTTTCTGCAGAAGCGTCCGCCGAGCTGGCAAGCCCCGACCACCACCAAGGAGCCGCGTTGA
- a CDS encoding carboxyl transferase domain-containing protein → MAILHTQLNPRSAEFAANSAAMLKQVDALHTLLAQVQQGGGPKAQERHTSRGKLLPRERINRLLDPGSPFLEISQLAAYAVYGEDVPAAGVIAGIGRVEGVECMIVANDATVKGGSYYPLTVKKHLRAQTIAQQNRLPCIYLVDSGGANLPRQDEVFPDREHFGRIFFNQANMSAMGIPQIAVVMGSCTAGGAYVPAMADEAIMVRQQATIFLAGPPLVKAATGEVVSAEDLGGADVHCKISGVADHYAESDEHALAIARRSVANLNWRKLGELQLRTPIAPLYASDELYGVVSADAKQPFDVREVISRLVDGSVFDEFKALFGTTLVCGFAHLHGYPIAILANNGILFAEAAQKGAHFIELACQRGIPLLFLQNITGFMVGQKYEAGGIAKHGAKLVTAVACAKVPKFTVIIGGSFGAGNYGMCGRAYDPRFLWMWPNARIGVMGAEQAAGVLVQVKREQAERSGQGFSAEQEAEIKQPILDQYEEQGHPYYSSARLWDDGVIDPAQTRDVLALALSASLNAPIEPSRFGVFRM, encoded by the coding sequence ATGGCTATCCTGCATACCCAGCTCAACCCCCGTTCGGCGGAGTTCGCGGCCAACAGCGCGGCGATGCTCAAACAGGTCGACGCCCTGCACACCCTGCTCGCCCAAGTGCAGCAAGGCGGCGGCCCGAAGGCGCAAGAACGCCATACCTCGCGCGGCAAACTGCTGCCGCGTGAGCGGATCAATCGTCTGCTCGACCCGGGTTCACCGTTTCTCGAGATCAGCCAACTGGCGGCCTACGCGGTGTACGGCGAAGACGTTCCGGCGGCTGGCGTGATTGCCGGGATCGGCCGTGTGGAAGGCGTCGAATGCATGATCGTCGCCAACGACGCCACCGTGAAAGGTGGCTCGTATTACCCGCTGACCGTGAAAAAACACCTGCGCGCGCAGACCATCGCTCAGCAAAACCGCTTGCCGTGCATCTATCTGGTGGACTCCGGCGGCGCCAACCTGCCGCGTCAGGATGAAGTGTTTCCGGACCGTGAGCATTTTGGGCGGATCTTCTTTAACCAGGCCAACATGAGCGCCATGGGCATTCCGCAAATCGCGGTGGTCATGGGCTCCTGCACCGCCGGTGGCGCTTACGTGCCAGCGATGGCTGACGAAGCGATCATGGTGCGCCAGCAGGCCACCATTTTCCTCGCTGGTCCGCCGCTGGTGAAAGCCGCGACCGGTGAAGTGGTCAGCGCTGAAGATCTGGGCGGCGCCGATGTGCACTGCAAGATTTCCGGTGTTGCCGACCATTACGCTGAAAGCGATGAACACGCCTTGGCCATTGCGCGACGCAGTGTTGCCAATCTCAACTGGCGCAAACTGGGCGAACTGCAACTGCGCACGCCGATCGCCCCGCTCTACGCCAGCGACGAGTTGTACGGCGTGGTCTCGGCCGACGCCAAACAACCGTTCGATGTGCGCGAAGTGATCTCGCGGCTGGTTGACGGTTCGGTGTTCGACGAATTCAAGGCGCTGTTCGGGACCACATTGGTGTGCGGCTTCGCGCATCTGCACGGGTACCCGATCGCAATCCTCGCCAACAACGGCATCCTGTTCGCCGAAGCCGCGCAGAAAGGCGCGCACTTCATCGAACTGGCCTGCCAGCGCGGCATTCCGTTGCTGTTCCTGCAAAACATCACCGGTTTCATGGTCGGCCAGAAATACGAGGCTGGTGGCATCGCCAAGCACGGCGCGAAACTGGTGACCGCGGTGGCGTGCGCCAAGGTGCCGAAATTTACCGTGATCATTGGCGGCAGTTTTGGCGCCGGTAATTACGGGATGTGCGGGCGGGCTTACGATCCGCGTTTCCTGTGGATGTGGCCGAACGCGCGCATCGGCGTGATGGGCGCCGAACAGGCGGCAGGCGTGTTGGTCCAGGTCAAACGCGAGCAAGCCGAGCGCAGTGGCCAGGGTTTCAGCGCCGAGCAGGAAGCCGAGATCAAGCAGCCGATCCTCGATCAATACGAAGAACAGGGCCACCCTTACTACTCCAGCGCACGGCTGTGGGACGACGGTGTCATCGACCCGGCGCAAACCCGCGACGTGTTGGCCCTGGCCTTGTCTGCGTCGCTGAACGCGCCAATCGAACCGAGCCGCTTTGGCGTGTTCCGGATGTGA
- a CDS encoding isovaleryl-CoA dehydrogenase, with amino-acid sequence MSYPSLNFALGETIDMLRDQVQSFVAKEIAPRAAQIDIDNLFPADLWRKFGDMGLLGVTVPEEYGGAGLGYLAHVVIMEEISRGSASVALSYGAHSNLCVNQINRNGNHEQKTKYLPKLISGEHIGALAMSEPNAGSDVVSMKLRADKRGDHYVLNGSKTWITNGPDANTYVIYAKTDLEKGPHGITAFIVERDWKGFSRSNKFDKLGMRGSNTCELFFDDVEVPEENILGMLNGGVKVLMSGLDYERVVLSGGPTGIMQACMDLIVPYIHDRKQFGQSIGEFQLIQGKVADMYTQLNASRAYLYAVAQACERGETTRKDAAGVILYSAERATQMALDAIQILGGNGYINEFPAGRLLRDAKLYEIGAGTSEIRRMLIGRELFNETR; translated from the coding sequence ATGAGCTACCCATCCCTGAACTTTGCCCTCGGTGAAACCATCGATATGTTGCGCGATCAGGTTCAGTCCTTCGTCGCCAAAGAGATCGCCCCGCGCGCCGCTCAGATCGACATCGACAATCTGTTCCCGGCCGACCTGTGGCGCAAATTCGGCGACATGGGCCTGCTCGGCGTTACCGTGCCGGAAGAATACGGCGGTGCTGGCCTGGGCTATCTGGCGCACGTAGTGATCATGGAAGAAATCAGCCGCGGCTCGGCGTCGGTCGCCCTGTCCTACGGCGCGCATTCCAACCTCTGCGTCAACCAGATCAACCGCAACGGCAATCACGAACAGAAAACCAAGTACTTGCCCAAGCTGATCAGCGGCGAACACATCGGCGCCCTGGCCATGAGCGAACCGAATGCCGGTTCCGACGTGGTGTCGATGAAACTTCGCGCCGATAAACGTGGCGATCACTACGTTCTCAACGGCAGCAAAACCTGGATCACCAACGGTCCGGACGCCAACACCTACGTGATCTACGCCAAGACCGACCTGGAAAAAGGTCCCCACGGCATCACCGCATTCATCGTCGAACGTGACTGGAAAGGCTTCAGCCGCAGCAACAAATTCGACAAGCTCGGCATGCGCGGCTCCAACACCTGCGAGCTGTTCTTCGATGACGTCGAGGTACCGGAAGAAAACATCCTCGGCATGCTCAACGGCGGCGTGAAAGTGCTGATGAGCGGACTCGACTACGAACGCGTCGTGCTGTCCGGCGGCCCGACCGGCATCATGCAAGCCTGCATGGACCTGATCGTTCCGTACATCCACGACCGCAAGCAATTCGGCCAAAGCATCGGCGAGTTCCAGCTGATCCAGGGCAAAGTCGCCGACATGTACACCCAACTCAACGCCAGCCGCGCCTACCTTTATGCGGTGGCCCAGGCCTGTGAGCGTGGCGAAACCACCCGCAAGGACGCCGCCGGCGTGATCCTCTACAGCGCCGAACGCGCCACGCAAATGGCCCTCGACGCGATCCAGATTCTCGGCGGAAACGGCTACATCAATGAATTCCCAGCGGGTCGTCTGCTGCGTGACGCCAAGCTGTACGAAATCGGCGCAGGCACCAGTGAGATTCGTCGCATGCTGATCGGTCGCGAACTGTTCAACGAAACCCGCTAA
- a CDS encoding AMP-binding protein: MDQPSASPQRSYTRGSQDKALLAMTIGEKFDQTVTQYPDGEALVVRHQQLRYTWQQLADAVDLHARALLALGLQAGDRLGIWAPNCAQWCISQFASAKIGVILVNINPAYRSSELEYVLKQSGCQWLVCAGAFKTSDYHGMLQGLVPELAEESIGKLHSERLPELRGVISLDAQPPSGFLPWSQLGDLAASVSAEQLRERQDSLNFDQAVNIQYTSGTTGFPKGATLSHYNILNNGYMVGESLGLTADDRLVIPVPLYHCFGMVMGNLGCITHGSTMIYPNDAFDPLLTLTTVAEEKATALYGVPTMFIAMLDQPKRAEFDLSSLRTGIMAGATCPIEVMRRVINEMHMSEVQIAYGMTETSPVSLQTGPSDELELRVTTVGRTQPQLESKIIDEAGNLVPRGTIGELCTRGYSVMLGYWNNPQGTAEAIDQAGWMHTGDLASMNDEGYVCIAGRNKDMIIRGGENIYPRELEEFFFTHPAVADVQVIGIPCSRYGEEIVAWIKFHPGHSATEQELQAWCKERIAHFKTPRYFKFVEEFPMTVTGKIQKFRMREISIEELREKQV; encoded by the coding sequence ATGGATCAACCCAGTGCAAGCCCGCAGCGCAGCTATACCCGTGGTTCCCAGGACAAAGCCTTGCTAGCGATGACCATCGGCGAGAAGTTCGATCAGACCGTCACGCAATACCCGGACGGGGAGGCGCTGGTCGTGCGCCATCAGCAGTTGCGCTACACCTGGCAGCAACTGGCCGATGCCGTCGACCTGCACGCCAGAGCCCTGTTGGCGCTGGGCTTGCAGGCCGGCGACCGCCTCGGCATCTGGGCACCGAATTGCGCGCAGTGGTGCATCAGCCAGTTTGCCAGCGCGAAGATCGGCGTGATTCTGGTCAACATTAATCCGGCGTATCGCAGCTCCGAACTCGAATACGTATTGAAGCAATCCGGCTGCCAATGGCTGGTCTGCGCCGGTGCCTTCAAGACCTCCGACTATCACGGCATGCTGCAAGGCCTGGTGCCTGAATTGGCGGAGGAATCCATCGGAAAGCTGCACAGCGAACGCCTGCCGGAATTGCGCGGCGTCATCAGCCTGGATGCGCAACCACCGTCGGGTTTCCTGCCGTGGTCGCAATTGGGCGATCTCGCTGCCAGCGTGTCCGCTGAACAATTGCGCGAACGCCAGGACAGCTTGAACTTCGACCAAGCGGTGAACATCCAGTACACCTCCGGCACCACCGGTTTCCCGAAAGGCGCGACCCTCAGTCACTACAATATTCTCAACAACGGTTACATGGTCGGCGAAAGCCTCGGGCTGACCGCCGATGATCGCTTGGTGATCCCGGTACCGTTGTATCACTGCTTCGGCATGGTCATGGGCAATCTCGGCTGCATCACCCACGGCAGCACCATGATTTACCCCAACGATGCGTTCGATCCGCTCTTGACCCTGACCACGGTAGCCGAAGAAAAAGCCACCGCGCTCTACGGCGTGCCGACCATGTTCATCGCGATGCTCGATCAACCCAAGCGCGCCGAGTTCGATCTGTCGAGCCTGCGCACCGGGATCATGGCCGGGGCGACGTGTCCGATCGAGGTCATGCGCCGGGTCATCAATGAAATGCACATGAGCGAAGTGCAGATTGCCTACGGCATGACGGAAACCAGCCCCGTGTCTTTGCAGACCGGTCCTTCAGACGAGCTGGAATTGCGCGTCACCACCGTCGGCCGCACCCAGCCGCAACTGGAAAGCAAGATCATCGACGAAGCGGGCAACCTGGTGCCGCGCGGCACCATTGGCGAACTCTGCACCCGCGGTTACAGCGTGATGCTCGGCTACTGGAACAACCCGCAAGGCACCGCCGAAGCCATCGATCAAGCGGGCTGGATGCACACCGGCGACCTGGCGAGCATGAACGACGAGGGTTACGTATGCATTGCCGGGCGTAACAAGGACATGATCATCCGCGGCGGTGAGAACATTTACCCGCGTGAACTGGAAGAGTTCTTCTTCACCCACCCGGCGGTGGCGGACGTGCAGGTGATCGGGATTCCGTGTTCGCGCTATGGCGAAGAGATTGTTGCCTGGATCAAGTTCCACCCGGGCCACAGTGCGACCGAGCAAGAGCTGCAAGCCTGGTGCAAGGAACGCATCGCGCACTTCAAGACGCCGCGTTACTTCAAGTTTGTGGAAGAGTTTCCGATGACCGTGACCGGCAAGATCCAGAAATTCCGGATGCGCGAGATCAGTATCGAGGAACTGCGCGAAAAGCAGGTCTGA